A region of the Bacteroidales bacterium genome:
CAAAGAAAGCAGTTTTACTTTCATCAGGTGATACACGTTCAAAAGTGGAGCTGCTAAATCCTTGCAGATTACTTATTAAAAAAGGATTGAAGATATACGCTACTCAGGGAACTCATGATTTCTTAAAGAAAAACAGTATTCAGTCGGAAGTTTTACATTGGCCTGATGATAAACGTCAACCCAACTCTCTAGACTTTTTAAAAGAACGCAAAATTGATTTTGTGGTGAATATTCCTAAAAACTTATCGAGCGATGAATTGAATAATGATTATACTATCCGAAGAACAGCAATCGACTTGAATATTCCTCTAATCACCAATGCGCGGTTAGCCAATGCTTTTATCACCGCTTTCTGCTCTTTAGAACTTGAAGAAATAAGTATTCAGTCGATGGGATCATATTTTGCTTAGTATAGTGTTGGAGCATTCGGAGTGCGACTTTAAGTCGCGCCCCGAATAGCAAAAGAAAAATGGAAAAGTCCTCACCGAAAGTAATCTGCTAAAATCCTTCATCTCGACG
Encoded here:
- a CDS encoding carbamoyl phosphate synthase large subunit, producing the protein KKAVLLSSGDTRSKVELLNPCRLLIKKGLKIYATQGTHDFLKKNSIQSEVLHWPDDKRQPNSLDFLKERKIDFVVNIPKNLSSDELNNDYTIRRTAIDLNIPLITNARLANAFITAFCSLELEEISIQSMGSYFA